From the Antennarius striatus isolate MH-2024 chromosome 15, ASM4005453v1, whole genome shotgun sequence genome, the window ggtcaactGTGTCAAAAgctccaagagaaccagtatagaaacacgTCCTCTGTCTGAAGTGGTTAGTAGGTCATTGCTACCCTCGACAAGTGCCGTTTCCCTTCAGATTTTATCAACCTGTGGTGACAACAGCAAACACCTGACCTGGgataaattaaaatgagttgATGCCAGAAACAATCATAGAAGTCAATGTTTATTGGAATGATTCATATCCAGTTAGGTCCATATATATTTGGACATTCACACCTGcttaatgaaacacattcaaattATAGTTACATAATGAACATGAACATAGGGTGAAGACTGCTTTCATTTGAGGGATGAAGGGTTTGGGAAGTTCAGGTCCTGAACATGCACCACCCTATTTTAAAAGAGACCAAAAGTAATTTGACAATGACTCAAAGCCATTTCATGGATGGGTGTGGGAAATTCCTTTTGTTGCATATGGTAGGCCCAGAGTTTGGTGCTTGAATTTGGGAGAGTTTGCtaaaaaacatcaataaatcaGCAGTTCTAGAAGAACATTCACTGGACAGATGAAACGACTCATCATGGTACTGAATAGAACAAAACTTAGAAAAACTTTGCCCAACCATAGACCTATTGTATGTTCCTGTTGTCCAGCAATTTCTACCATGTTCAACACGCATTTTTTTGTGCACTAACTTTAGATTTAATCACAACATGACACATGAACTCCACTCTAGCATGGACGGCACATACAGTCAATCCCCTGAATGCCAGTCTGACATTCCATGCATTCATTATGGTCAGTTTAACACTAGTAGGCCACAACATGCACAGTGAACATTGATGGTACAATGTAGGTCAGATAtgaactttttttaattgtaactgTCAACTTTTGAACCTGAGGGTTTGTAGATTTTGAAATACAACAAGGCACATGTGAATTATCAGAGTTGTCTTGTTTCGTCTAGATGTCATAGAAGTCGACATGAGCTCCTGATTTGTAGGTGTCTTCGAGCAGCAGCTTGATCAGCTTGGTACAAGATGCCTCACACGTGAGAATTTCACCCTTAGCATGCATGTCACCATACGTCTTCTTGATGGTGGGATCTGCTGCTGTGGAAATAGCATCCCTCATCATAGCTGTGTCAAGAGGCCCTGAATCAATGCAGAGGACAGAAAACAATGAGACTCAAGTGtctgaagtaaaaaaataacGCTCCTCTTCCACAAgggaaagaagagagagaactTGTTAAAGTTGCTAATTCAAAGTCTCTTCTCTTGACTTCTTCCCAGtcgtatttcttcttcttcagggaGATTAAAATGGACTATGATTAAATGGACCACTGAATCATTTTTGACACAGACAAGTATCATCATTGCtaaaaatatcattattataattgcCATAGCAAACTACAATTTTATAAATAATAGATACAAGTGGTTACATAATCCCCCAagaccagtcaaacctgtcAAAGAGGGCCATCCACACTGAGTCATGGACCTGTTTGAAGATTCTATCTGTTCCTGCACACAGTCCCAATGATGCCAATGGTATCAGGTGTAGTTCAAGTCTGAAGATTTACCTTGCTGCcttcacaaattaatatttttttaacagtgtaAACTGGACCTTTATATACAACTCAACCAAAGCGTCCTTTTGTTTACCTGGAATATTGGCACCATTTAGCACACAATGCCATATCTGCCTCAGTTGTCAGATCAGCAATCCTCTGTAAAGTCAATCATTACTAGGTCTTGCTGACATTCACAGTGCCCTTTGACTCCTGCCACTTCTATTTGTAAGGACTTTCAGAAAACTATCCACTCCTCAAGGCAcgccaatgaaaacacattaaaaatataaatagtgtATGATAGTTGTGCCTTCAGAATAAATAGCTCCGAAAAAGTTTCATCTCAGTGGATGCCTGCAGGTTAAGATGCTTTACCCTCAATATGAACAAATTATAACAACTTTatttgcatacacacacacacacacacacacacacacacacacacacacacacacacacacacacatctaaaacAACTATGACGTAAAGACTAAATAAAACAGACGAACAGTGAGATTACAGAAATGCTCTAATCCAGAAATATAGCTACCCATTCCACCACTTTTACTTTATCttacatatttcacatttgatATTTGTATCTGTGTAACAGGATAGTACCCTCTGCAACGTCTTGCTCTCATTCTTGCTGGTTAAACTTGAATATACCAATAACTAACGAGTTGTTCCTCACCTGGTGCATAGTTAAGAACCCTTAAGTCTGGGTCCTCTTCGGCCAGAACTCTGAACGTCATGTCTCGGCCAGCCTTGCCAGTGCAGTACAGAACCCAGGAGGGGAACGGCTGCACTGCACAAAGTGAAGAGATGTTGACCACGGTCCGTCTCAGACCTGGACGTTGTGGAAAGGCCTGCAGGATGCTGGCGGTGAGGCACAGTGGGgaaatgacatttaaagacATGTAAGAGTTCACCTCAGCCATGTCGGTGAAACTTGGAATATATCTGGACACGTCACCCAGAGAGCCTGGAATCAGAGGGAAAGAAGGTATCGGTGTGTGTTTCATcaccaaacacacaagcacCTCCATCAAAATAGGTATCCAAGTGTTGGGAAAATATTCAACAAGAGAgcacaagaagaagaataagGCTAAATTAAGTAAAAGAGTGCAGTACaccctcgcgcatcaacgctcaagacttcacctcatcgcgaatttttggttggcagtcaaGTGATACCATACGGCATCccgaagtgcgctacgttccgtgagtctcggacttccgtgagacacaaaagtgtctatcagagtgttttaaaggtaatacagatagaaggtggtttaatatcagtatgggggggttcagaaacgtttaaattactgtaaataataagatagtttgtcgcattgactgcgagtaacgagggatcaatGTATGTCAATCaaactagaaaaaaatattgcaacCTATTTCCTCCTTTGTACAGAAACAGCTGGATTTTTAACTCTTAACATTTCACTTCACTAATGGTGTTGAATTAATCTACTTTTAGAAAAGTCACCCTGACAAAAGTGTATGACTAAGTTTAAAGAGTATATAGCTCTGCACTAATTAATGCTTTATACATGTATGTCTCTTCTTACCAGCGTTGTTGACCAGAATAACGTGGTCGATGTCTTCAGAGAAGGCTTCTTTGCAGGCTCTGACCACACTATCCACCCCCTGTTGCTCCCCCAGATCGGCCGCCACCCGCTGCACCATCAGGCCGGCCCGACCCGCCTCCGACTCGGCCAGGTCTGCCTGCAGAGTCCGCAGGTCTTCAGCGGATCGAGCCGCCACCACCAGGGCCGATCCCGGCTTCAGCAGCCCGGACACCTCCACCGCCAGAGCCCGCCCGAACCCCCTGGAAGCCCCCGTTATGACGCAGAGAGCCCGGCCCAAATCCGTGCGTCGACCTGCAGGTGAAGACATGTTGGTGAAGATGGTCAGACccaacacccacacacacacacacacacacacacacacacacacacacaccggtacTGCTCTTCTTCTAACGCCACGTTGCTGTTCCACCCATTCCTTGTCGCCACCTCTCAGTTCCACTCTGAATTACACGCATGAAAAAGGCGGTTACACCCACACAAATGAGAACCAACAACCCGAACACGGAATCAACTGGAACACACAGGTGTGAACCTCTAAACCTGGAGGACAGGCGGAAAACCCGCAGGTGAACACACTGTAGGACACGTGTTTGACACGCATTGGATGGACTCACTGCACCAGGACAGTAAAGTAGATGTTTGGCACCAGACCAGAGAGCAAATGAACAATGAATATGCATAATTTACCAAAATATATGCATACAGTCTTTCAGGGATTATAAAGAATATTTCAGTGTAAATGGGTTCACCTAAATGCAGAAGTATAGCGAAAGAGTAAATGTATggaataaatacaaacaatattACAATGCACAGTATTTGAATAAGGTTTATACATGTATACAGaaatatacagtgcaccctcagtCCTCCCGggtaatacgttccaggaaccacacacaattaatgaattccatgatcaatcaatcaatcaatcaacttttatttatatagcgcttaatcacatctgaagacatttcaaagcgctttacagatagaaaaccaacaataacctccagagcagcataagcgacggtggggGGGGAAACTCCCTCATGGAGGAAAAAACtgtgggcaggacccagaccctggagggcggtcatctaccttgacctgttggttgggaaagagaaatagatTGGGGACAGAGATGGGTCAAGGAAAATAGACAGACACTCTGATTGTTAAGTATTTGTTTTAGAACACTCTTACGCTCTGTGTAaaagaggcttttattttgtagaagTCTACAGGATGTATGACGTcactttttcattctgttttcttATTGGTGTTTGAACGATATTATAAATGCATATTCTAAGAAGTAACCGAGACGTATTACTGGAGCTGACAAACTGATTTAGCAGAGTACCAGCTAAAGTTAAGCACGCAGGAAGAAAAATGGCAACACGTGCTGCTGGACTCATGTCACTGCAAATGTTCTTCGATGGATCTGAAGGCAAGTACGACCTTTGGGAAACAAGATTTTTGGGACATTTACACACTCTAAAGTTGAAAGAAACTATTTTACATGAACCAGCTAGTGAGGTTCAATTATTCTAACCTTGTTTATCAGCTTCAACAGAATTCCTAACCCCCTGCAGACCTTTCTCATCTCTTTTCCttatgaagcacacacacacacacacacacacacacacacacacacacacacacacacacacacacacacacacacacacacacacacacacacacacacacacacacacacacacacacacacacacaccagggtggtatctgtgtccCCCTGTTTGAGGGCCCTCAGTATCTCAGCTGTTCCCAGGGACTATGTTCTGGAcagaggcttcagatgttgtttccAGTATATGTTGGGGCCCGTCTCTccgtttgggggtcactgcctcAAGTACTCCCACGACCACGAAGACTTGACTTTCCACAGCTTCTCTTTCatcccttggtacttctcagcctgttcctgttccttctttctgttgttggcatcagctggtaTCACCACATCCATCACCACCGCCCATTGAGATATGAGAATTTCTAGCACATGGTTCAGCAACCTTTAACACTCAAAAAGCTGTCTGGACCCAGTTTCCAGAGAACATAAAACATCAGGTGCCACAAATGAAGACAGCATGAACAGGTGCTGGTCATATAATTAGAATATCATCAAAAAGTTGATTTATTTCAGTAATTCCATTcaccctccgtcccctccgtcatcatggggaacgtgaactctctactgaacaagttggacgaactgacggcgctgtgctggactgaacagcgctaccgggagaccagcctgttggtgttctcagagacgtggctaactggtgacgtgccggacgctaacgtcgaactaaccggcttctcctccatacgagcggaccgggacatgaacaccgccggtaagaagaaaggaggtggattaatcatctataccaacgatagatggcgccatccgggacatgtgacggtgaaatcaacactgtgtaaccgatctggagctaacagctgttagcatcagaccctactacctggcgcgtgaattctcacacgtcattgtcctcgccgtctacatccttCCATGGGCGGACCcagagacggcacgagagaccatctgtgggaccacctctgctcttcggacccggcacccggaggcgctcgtcatcatcaccggtgactttaaccacgtcaccttggactcatctctccccacaatggtccagtgtgtagactgtcccacacggaagaacagaaccatcgatctgttctacactaatgctaaggaggcatacaccgccacccccctccctccactaggtaaatcagaccactacctagtgtacctacagcccacctacatcccgctggtgaaacggctgccagcaacaacacgacaggtcaggaggtggtccccggaagcagaggagatgctgaggaactgcttccagaccaccgactgggatgttattgtgggctcacatggggaggacattgagggggcagctcagtgttttacagactacatgaacttctgtgtggacaccgtggcccctgtcaggacaatcaggtgttaccccaacaacaaaccatgggtaaccaagggagtcaaggctgtcctgaacaggaagaagcgggcgttcaggagcaagaacgaggaggagatgaggaaggcccagaaggaagtgagactctgcctgagggaggccaaggaggcgtacaggacgaagctggagaagcagctggggcgcaaccaagtgcgggaggtctggaatgggatgagaaccatcaccggacacgggaaagggcgcagcactgtggaggggaacagtgaacgagtgaatgaacttaacagctttttcaatcggttcagctcccccatccctcccggctcctcgtccctcaattaaaaaacgttttgggtaaattttaaattaaaaaaaacaaacccaaaatgcgggcggcacggtggtgcagtggttagcgctgccgcctcacaacacggcggacccgggttcgagtcccgctctgtgcggagttcgcatgctctccccgtgtctgcgtgggttctctccgggttctccggcttcctcccacctccaaaagcatgcgcttcaggttgattggccggtcccaaattgaccgtaggagtgagtgtgtgtgtgaatgattgtttgtttctgtgtggctccgcggtacactggcgtcgtgcccggagtgtcccccgcctcaagccctgagactgccaggataggcactggctaccccgcgacctgcgttggcggattaagcgggttgattaagcgggttggaaaatgaatgaatgaatgaaacccaaaatgcacttggctttctcctagctacgtgctagcttgttgtgatagcaacaacaataatatgctgaaatgcataactggttgaaaacgggcagtctgtcggGGATTAAATCAgggaggaatgaaagaggacaggatactttggcccaactgagagctgtgaggtctaccaggatgaagaaacccagcaggaaacagagagtgatgatgacgagacagggaaactgaaaacgaggagcacagaacacagaaaactcacccggacacttcatcgggagaagggggtaaagaacacaatgagactcgtactccaaagagaaaacatgatgttgaacttgggcctatgttattttgattctttgtggcggagtagcatatttgttaccatttaataactgttacagtttgttaaataggcctatttgttacatagcagggctcgaaattgcgcccattttggtcacatatgcGCCCAGATTTtcatcagtgcgactattaaatatatttgggagcaccggtgcgacgaggggaaaaatctggtgcgcctttttttgtgagacggcGCTCCTGCGatcctgccaggaaccaatgacagcgcagctgcggctgctctcctgggggagagaggaggaacggagataggcggagcgtctctatcgctccgtcactgccttgcttttgggggggtgctcctgaagtctttgctggtgctactaacttctacatttgggagcaccagtgctaccaagaaaaaaggttaatttcgagccctgcatagtaataactgctgttcatcactcatctgtagtcggctcgctcgacgaccattttgacttaaaatattattattgtcatttttatattgtcactattattctccccaacGTTTCTAAAgtcagagatcattaggcccattattgatcaatctattctgtgttaacaggagcctacattattaaacttgatacctgtATGGCtgtaaagactacgccttttctttcttttttttcatgttttgggcattggggtgcgtcagctaagtcgggaggtagaagagggtgcgcggactgaaaagtttgggaaccgctgccctagagcgactggtcctggacctcatgcgtccacaggtgcagggtgctatggaccctctccagttcgcctatcaggccaaggttggggttgacgacgctgtcttgtacctcctccactgtgtgctctcctacctggacgccgggggctgtgccgtcagggtgctcttctttgacttttccaGCGCCATCGACTCCATCCAGCCCCGggtcctacaggacaaactgacctccatggctgtggaacCCTACCTCGTgcgctggatcacggactacctaacagacagaccccagtacgtctgtatgggggactgtttgtcttctatggtgaccagcagcacgggggcgccacaggggaccgttctctcccccattctcttcaccctctacacatcggacttccaCTTccatgccacatgcagaagtactccgatgacactgcgatagttgcatgtatccgggagggtgatgagggggggtacagggcattggtggctgacttcgtggagtggtgccaacagaaccagctccagctcaacgtctccaagaccaagtagatggttctggatttctggcgggcacctccctctccacagccagtgatcatcaaaggcagtgaggtggaggtggtagaaactatcagtacctgggactgcagctagacagcagactggactggtcactcaactctgtgtgtacaagaaggggcagagcaggatgtacttcctaaggaggctggcttccttcaacatctgtcctaagctccttctcatgttctatcagtccatagtctccagtgtgctgtcatacgccattgtgtgttggggtgggggtggggggggcaggtgtaatggaaatttgtattgtgtgtgtcctgatttgactcttatcatgtcatttctgagaacttgcttcaaaacctctccatgcaactgctgggctaagtcacatcttagtttgtttggacaaagaggtcacagcaggtcacagcccattaaaccagatgcagcagacccagtacctgtctcaaaggagaaccgatggagaggagatggagacctgttttcagtcaaggtgtaagatgttttatgggtgcaaGAAAGCCTCTAAATTGCATTCCAAGGTGTAATAAAGATTCAATACTTAGTTGGGCGTGGCATGGAGTCCATCAGTCTGTGGCACTGCTCAGGTGGTATGAGAGCCCAGGTTGCTCTGATAGTGGCCTTCAGCTCTTCTGCATTGTTGGGTCTGGCATGTCgcatcttcctcttcacaataCTCCATAGATTTTGTATGGGGTTAAGGTCAGGCGAGTTTGCTGGCCAATTAAGAACAGGGATACCACGGTCCTTAAACCAGATACTGGTAGCTTTGGCACTATGTGCAGGTGCCAAGTCCTGTTGGAAAATGAAATCTGCATCTCCATAAAGTTgctcagcagcaggaagcatGAAGTGCCCTAAAACTTCCTGGTAGACGGCTGCGTTGACCTTGGACCTCAGAAAACACagtggaccaacaccagcagatgACAGGGCACCCCAAACCCTCACTGACTGTGGAAACTTTACACTGGACCTCAAGCAATGTGTATTCTGtgcctctcctctcttcctccagactctgggacCTTGATTtccaaaggaaatgcaaaatCTGCTTTAACCACAGAACATAACTTTGGACCACTCAGCTGCAGTCCAATCCTTTTTGTCTTTAGCCCAGGCAAGACGCTTCTGACGCTGTCTCTTGTTCAAGAGTGGCTTGACACAAGGAATGCGACAGCTGAAACCCATGTCTTGCATACGTCAGTGCTTCAAGAACCACCACGCACAGACTCCCGCTGCAGTCCACTCTTTGTGAATCTCCCCCATATTTTTGAATAGGTTTTGTTTCACAATCCTCTCCAGGGTACGGTTATCCCTATTGCTTGTACACTTTTTTTCTACCAcatcttttctttccctttgcCTCTCCATTAATGTGCTTGGAAACAGAGCTTTGTGAACAGCCAGCCTCTTTAGCAAtgaccttttgtgtcttgcctTCCTTGTGCAAGGTGTCAATGGTCATCTTTTGGACAACTGTCAAGTCAGCAGTCTTCCCCATGATTGTGTAGCCAACGAACTAGACTTAGAGACCATTTAAAGGCCTTTGCAGGTGTTTTGATTTAATTAGCTGATTAGAGTGTGGCACCAGGTGTCTTTAATATTGAACCTTTTCAcaatattctaattttttgagatactTAATTTGGGGTTTTCATCAGTTTTCAGTTAtaatcatcaaaattaaaagGAATGAACACTTGAAATAATcagtctgtgtggaatgaatgtATACATTATACAAGTTTCTCTTTTTGTGGccggtgactgtggaggcctgAACCTGGCCTGAACCCAATCGAGATGGTTTGGGGTGAGCTGGACCGCAGAGTGTTGTGTATGTAGATCGAGGGAAGTAGATAgcaggacagacacaatccGTAACTTTCACAACGtgtttacttcttcttcttcatgcatTTTATCCACCTTCAATATCGTAGTGCAGTGCCACAGCTGGATGGGGAGTGTATTGCACGATACCACATATTCCTCTTTTGTTAGAATAAACCCTCGAACCGTAACATAAGAATCTACTCCATTAGCAAGTAGAAATAACAAGTAGATTACCATTAATCTGTAAAATAAGCAGTAACCCTGAGGTAAGTatcaacaaatagaaaacaGTAGTGCATATTCATTACCAAATTGCAGGTAAGTATTTATCAAAGATAAGCCATAGGCCTATTGTAAACATTGTGAACATAAGCATACTGTATGAAGATCACAAGTCATAAACaaacagtataatgacatttcAAGGTCATTTCAAGCACATTTCCAcatcatttctctcttttttttttcttttttttttttaagtcacatAATCCTTAAACCATGCGGGAGCATGTCGTACTCTCGGTACACTTGGAGAGTGATGCGGTGAGGGTGCAGTTTCAGGTTCAGGTGGCTCAGCACCTTGGTCATTTGGCAGGAGACAAGCATCTGCAGGCAGTgatgctggagcagcagcacaggtgGAAGAAGAGGGGGCAAGGTGGAAGGCATTCCACACTTTTCCATCGGACAGCAAGTAAGTGGCAGGACCCTTTTGGGCTACCACTGTCAGTGGTTGGGTAAACTTTGAGTGTCCTTTGGCAATGACTCCAGGTTTGCGGATGCGGACAGCAGAGCCAATCTGGAAGCTTGGTGATTTTGCACCACGACGTTTGTCTGTGTATTGTTTCGActtctgttgtctgttttggaTGTTTTGTAGCATGTTGGCTTTCTCAGAGCAGGGGCGCATGGAGTGCAGACCTGTGATGTGAAGCTTGGTATTCAGTGGTCTACCATGCAACAGTTCAGCTGGGGACACTGAAGTAACGGCATGTGGTGTGGCTCTGTACGCGTGTAAAAACTCAGTAAAGAAGGCTTTCAGTGATTTACCTTCGATGTTGGCGGTTTGCAGGCCGTCCTTGAAGACTCTGTTGAAACGCTCGATTTCACCGTTGGCCTGTGGGTAGTACACAGAGCTGCGACAGTGCTGGATGTTCCTGTCACTAAGGAAGGCTTCAAACTCAGCTGACACGAACTGAGGGCCGTTGTCAGTGACAATTTCCTGTGGATTACCCTCTCTGCTGAACACAGTGGCAAGGAAAGTCATGACAGAGGCAGAAGTCACATTTGAGCAGAAGGCAATCTCGGGCCATCGACTGTAATAGTCAGTGAGAGTGATGGCAAAGCGGCAGTCAGCAGGCGCTGTATGAATGGGACCGACAATGTCCACAGCAACCTTTTCCCAGGCTGCAGTTGGGGTAGGAACTGGCTGTAAGGGGGCAGTACGGGTGGTTGCAGTTTTATCATGCTGCAGGCAGGTGGCGCATGATTTGATGGCGGACTCAACCTGAACATCCATTCCAGGCCACCAGTACAAGTCTCTCAGTCGATGTTTGGTGCGAACGATCCCTTGGTGTGTAGCATGAGCAAGCTGGATCATCTTTTCCTGTAGCTGTTGCGGTACGACAACACGATGAGTGCCACGCACAATGACACTGTTCTGCACAGCCAGCTCGTTCTGCACACGGAAGTATGGCACGATGAGGGGGTCAAAGCCTTTTGCAGTACGAGGCCATCCCTTTTGCATGTAGTGTTGTACTTGCTGTAGCACAGGGCATGTATCACAGGCACTGGAGAGCTCATCAGCTGTGACCGCAGCGAAGTCAGGGGACACAGCAGCCACCATTTCCAGCTCCATCTCCTCGTGGTCATCTGTGATGGGAAGAGGCAAGCGCGACAAGCAATCTGCAGTAACATTCTCATGGCCCGGTTTGTATTCGATGGTGTAGTTAAAACACAGCAGGCGAGCAGACCAGCGAGCTATTCTCATGCCTGCGCGTCCAAGGCCTTTGGTTGTAAGTAGAGTGGTCAAAGGGCTATGATCAGTCCGTAAAGTGAAGTGACGGCCCCAGAGGTAAGTACGCCACTTTTCAGTCGCCGAGACGCATGCCAAAGCCTCTTTTTCAACTGTTGAGTAGTTGCGCTCACATGCAGTAAGTGTTCTGGAAGCGAATGCAATGGTCTGTTCAGTGTCGCCTTTCATTTGTGTCAGCACAGCACCGATGCCATAGTCTGACGCATCTGTTGTCACGACAGTTGGCAGGGAAGGATTGAACAAGGCAAGCGCAGAGCTGGTAGTGATGATTTCTTTTACTTTGCAGAAGTTCGCTTGCGCCTCCTCAGACCAGTGGAAAGTAGCAGACTGTCTGAGTAGAGCACGGAGAGGTTCCACAAGCAT encodes:
- the LOC137608428 gene encoding sepiapterin reductase-like; amino-acid sequence: MSSPAGRRTDLGRALCVITGASRGFGRALAVEVSGLLKPGSALVVAARSAEDLRTLQADLAESEAGRAGLMVQRVAADLGEQQGVDSVVRACKEAFSEDIDHVILVNNAGSLGDVSRYIPSFTDMAEVNSYMSLNVISPLCLTASILQAFPQRPGLRRTVVNISSLCAVQPFPSWVLYCTGKAGRDMTFRVLAEEDPDLRVLNYAPGPLDTAMMRDAISTAADPTIKKTYGDMHAKGEILTCEASCTKLIKLLLEDTYKSGAHVDFYDI